The Neisseria sicca genome includes a window with the following:
- a CDS encoding IS5 family transposase, translated as MSTFFQQTAQAMIAKHIDRFPLLKLDQVIDWQLIEQYLNRQRTRYVRDHRGRPAYPLLSMFKAVLLGQWHSLSDPELEHSLITRIDFNLFCRFDELSIPDYSTLCRYRNWLAQDDTLSELLELINRQLTEKGLKIEKASAAVIDATIIQTAGSKQRQAIEVDEEGQVSGQTTPSKDKDARWTKKNGLYRLGYKQHTRTDEEGYIEKLHITPANTHECNHLLPLLEGIAEDTTVYADKGYDSAENRQHLKEHQLLDGIMRKAHRNRPLTEAQTKRNRYLSKTRYVVEQSFGTLHRKFRYARAAYFGLIKVSAQSHLKAMCLNLLKAANRLSVPVAA; from the coding sequence ATGAGCACCTTCTTCCAGCAAACCGCACAAGCCATGATTGCCAAACACATCGACCGCTTCCCACTATTGAAGTTGGATCAGGTGATTGATTGGCAACTGATCGAACAATACCTGAATCGTCAAAGAACCCGTTACGTCCGAGACCACCGCGGCCGTCCCGCCTATCCCCTGTTGTCCATGTTCAAAGCCGTCCTGCTCGGACAATGGCACAGCCTCTCCGATCCCGAACTCGAACACAGCCTCATCACCCGCATCGATTTCAACCTGTTTTGCCGTTTTGACGAACTGAGCATCCCCGATTACAGCACCTTATGCCGCTACCGCAACTGGCTGGCGCAAGACGACACCCTGTCCGAATTGCTGGAACTGATTAACCGCCAACTGACCGAAAAAGGCCTAAAAATAGAGAAAGCATCCGCCGCCGTCATTGACGCCACCATTATTCAGACCGCCGGCAGCAAACAGCGTCAGGCCATAGAAGTCGATGAGGAAGGACAAGTCAGCGGCCAAACCACACCGAGTAAGGACAAAGATGCCCGCTGGACAAAGAAAAACGGCCTCTACAGACTCGGTTACAAACAACATACCCGTACCGATGAGGAAGGCTATATCGAGAAACTGCACATCACCCCCGCCAATACCCATGAGTGCAACCACCTGTTGCCTTTGCTGGAAGGTATAGCCGAAGATACGACCGTCTATGCCGACAAAGGCTACGACAGTGCGGAAAACCGGCAACATCTGAAAGAGCATCAGTTGTTAGACGGCATTATGCGCAAAGCCCACCGCAACCGTCCGCTGACGGAAGCGCAAACCAAACGTAACCGATATTTGTCGAAGACCCGTTATGTGGTGGAACAAAGCTTCGGTACGCTGCACCGTAAATTCCGCTACGCCCGGGCAGCCTATTTCGGGCTGATTAAAGTGAGTGCGCAAAGCCATCTGAAGGCGATGTGTTTGAACCTGTTGAAAGCGGCTAACAGGCTAAGTGTGCCTGTTGCCGCCTAA
- a CDS encoding MFS transporter: protein MSIKKDNLNFPTSRRFAPLFGTQFLGAFNDNMFKTALFVMISFYGLGKNDFLPASQMLNLGALLFILPYFLFSTLSGQLSTKFDKAVLARWIKVLEIVIMAVAAFGFYIQSAPLLLVCLFCMGAQSTLFGPLKYAILPDYLNDKELIMGNSLIESGTFIAILFGQILGTSVAGLPPSVVGILVLLVAIGGTLTSFFMPNVPAKAPNTKIEWNIVKGTHALLRETAQYDSVFTSIIGISWFWFIGSVYTTQLPTFTQIHLGGNDNVFNLMLALFSIGIAAGSVLCAKLSHERLLLGLVTVGTTGLTVFGLILVWLTQGQRFTELNGITWFLSQGMAYPVMLVMTLIGFFGGFFSVPLYTWLQTASSESFRAHAVAANNIINGVFMVSAAILSAVLLMLFDSISLLYLIVAIGNIPLIVYLIQREPRFLNDMGKIFSNIIKR, encoded by the coding sequence ATGAGCATCAAAAAAGACAATCTGAATTTCCCGACCAGCCGCCGTTTCGCCCCATTATTCGGCACGCAGTTTCTGGGCGCGTTCAACGACAATATGTTCAAAACCGCGCTGTTTGTGATGATCAGCTTTTACGGTTTGGGCAAAAACGACTTCTTGCCCGCCAGCCAAATGCTGAACTTGGGCGCATTGCTGTTTATCCTGCCGTATTTCCTGTTTTCCACGCTGTCGGGACAATTGAGCACCAAATTCGACAAAGCCGTCTTAGCGCGATGGATCAAAGTATTGGAAATTGTCATCATGGCGGTGGCGGCGTTCGGCTTCTATATCCAGTCCGCCCCGCTGCTTTTGGTCTGCCTGTTTTGCATGGGCGCGCAATCGACGTTGTTCGGCCCGCTGAAATACGCCATCCTGCCCGATTACCTCAACGACAAAGAGCTGATTATGGGCAACAGCCTGATCGAATCGGGAACATTTATCGCCATTTTGTTCGGTCAGATTTTAGGCACGTCCGTCGCAGGCTTGCCGCCCTCCGTCGTCGGTATCTTAGTCTTGCTCGTCGCCATCGGTGGCACGTTGACCAGCTTCTTCATGCCTAACGTCCCCGCCAAAGCCCCCAACACCAAAATCGAATGGAACATCGTCAAAGGTACGCACGCGCTCCTGCGCGAAACCGCGCAATATGATTCCGTCTTCACATCCATCATCGGCATTTCATGGTTTTGGTTTATCGGCTCGGTTTACACCACCCAACTGCCGACTTTCACGCAAATCCATTTGGGCGGCAACGACAACGTCTTCAACCTCATGCTCGCCCTATTCTCCATCGGCATCGCCGCCGGCTCGGTGTTGTGCGCCAAACTCAGCCACGAACGCCTGCTCTTGGGCTTGGTAACCGTCGGCACGACCGGTTTGACCGTATTCGGCTTGATTTTGGTATGGCTGACCCAAGGACAACGCTTTACCGAACTCAACGGCATCACCTGGTTCCTGTCGCAAGGCATGGCGTATCCCGTCATGCTCGTCATGACGCTGATCGGCTTCTTCGGCGGCTTCTTCTCCGTCCCGCTCTACACTTGGCTGCAAACCGCCAGCAGCGAATCCTTCCGCGCCCACGCCGTCGCCGCCAACAACATTATCAATGGCGTGTTCATGGTATCGGCTGCCATTTTAAGCGCGGTACTCTTGATGCTGTTCGACAGCATTTCCCTGCTTTACCTGATCGTCGCCATCGGCAATATCCCCCTGATTGTTTACCTGATCCAGCGCGAACCCCGTTTCTTAAACGATATGGGCAAGATATTCAGCAATATTATCAAACGGTAA
- a CDS encoding L-lactate dehydrogenase, translated as MKKVGNKVVVVGLGAVGVSYAYSMLNQALCDDMVLIDINRTRAEGEARDFRHGMPYAASPARIYVGDYDDCSDADIVCICAGAAQAPGETRLDLIDKNLRIFRDIVSKVMASGFDGIFLVASNPVDVLSYAVLRFSGLPKERVIGSGTILDSARFRVCLGNEFDVAPWSVDAMMIGEHGDSIIALWSTANIAGMSVQKMLEQSEDGQERMDKIYNNVRNAAYEVIAAKGSTSHGIGMGLSRISNAILHNQGVVLPVSTLLEGEFGQNGVYIGVPTVVNRQGAVRIIDLQLSDDEIERFARSAELLKSYQRKVDEMVG; from the coding sequence ATGAAAAAAGTTGGTAATAAAGTAGTGGTTGTAGGCTTAGGCGCGGTCGGTGTCAGCTACGCCTATTCCATGCTCAACCAAGCCTTGTGCGACGATATGGTTTTAATCGACATCAACCGTACGCGCGCGGAAGGCGAAGCGCGCGACTTCCGCCACGGAATGCCTTATGCCGCCTCGCCCGCGCGTATTTACGTCGGCGATTACGATGATTGCTCGGATGCAGATATCGTGTGTATTTGTGCGGGCGCGGCGCAGGCTCCCGGCGAAACCCGTTTGGACTTAATCGACAAAAACCTGCGCATCTTCCGCGACATCGTTTCGAAAGTCATGGCTTCGGGCTTTGACGGTATCTTCTTGGTCGCCTCCAATCCGGTGGACGTACTGTCTTATGCCGTCCTGCGCTTTTCAGGCCTGCCCAAAGAGCGCGTTATCGGCTCGGGCACTATCCTTGACTCCGCCCGTTTCCGCGTCTGTCTGGGCAACGAATTCGACGTCGCGCCTTGGAGCGTCGATGCCATGATGATCGGCGAACACGGCGACAGCATCATTGCGCTTTGGAGTACCGCCAACATCGCCGGTATGTCGGTTCAGAAGATGTTGGAACAATCAGAAGACGGGCAGGAGCGTATGGACAAAATCTATAACAACGTGCGCAATGCCGCCTACGAAGTCATCGCCGCCAAAGGTTCGACCAGCCACGGCATCGGTATGGGCTTGAGTCGTATCTCCAACGCCATCCTGCACAATCAAGGCGTCGTGTTGCCCGTTTCTACCCTGCTTGAAGGCGAGTTCGGACAAAACGGTGTGTATATCGGCGTACCGACCGTCGTCAACCGCCAAGGCGCGGTACGCATCATTGACCTGCAACTTTCAGACGACGAAATCGAACGCTTTGCCCGCTCGGCGGAGCTGTTGAAAAGCTATCAACGCAAAGTCGATGAAATGGTCGGATAA
- a CDS encoding factor H-binding protein → MKAKSLLAVLAATCILSACSSAGSSLADGLTKPFDPNVKDWKQLTVSESVPDGGVLELTDRGGKTQTLKKGGVLDTGYLKNDRVSDFDYVKKINVNGQLIELERGDFLVYKQNHSIVAATLAKQKTNPKDGTRSEAFDFHVNEIQGQDIAFGNLPKLGQINYKGIAFNGDDRSGHLSYTVDFEKKQGSGSISGMHSGYNVELAKTDIQAMGNGSGLSGKAIKDGVEKGSYELKLFGSKAEEIAGKAKINDGGKIQEIGLAGKKE, encoded by the coding sequence ATGAAAGCGAAATCTTTATTGGCGGTTTTGGCTGCCACCTGCATTTTGTCCGCTTGCAGCAGCGCAGGCAGCAGTTTGGCGGACGGACTGACCAAGCCGTTTGATCCTAATGTAAAAGATTGGAAGCAACTGACTGTTTCCGAATCTGTTCCCGACGGCGGCGTACTGGAGTTGACCGACAGGGGCGGTAAAACCCAAACCCTGAAAAAAGGCGGGGTTTTGGATACGGGTTATCTGAAAAACGACCGTGTTTCCGATTTTGACTATGTGAAAAAAATCAATGTAAACGGACAACTTATCGAATTGGAACGCGGTGATTTCTTGGTGTATAAACAAAACCATTCCATCGTTGCCGCCACTTTGGCAAAGCAGAAAACCAATCCGAAAGATGGCACACGTTCCGAGGCTTTCGATTTTCATGTTAACGAAATTCAGGGGCAGGACATTGCTTTCGGTAATCTGCCTAAATTGGGACAAATAAACTACAAAGGTATCGCGTTCAACGGCGACGACCGCAGCGGGCATTTGTCTTACACGGTTGATTTTGAGAAGAAACAAGGTAGCGGCAGCATCAGCGGAATGCATAGCGGCTATAACGTCGAATTGGCGAAAACCGACATCCAAGCCATGGGCAACGGCTCAGGCTTGAGCGGCAAGGCTATAAAGGATGGGGTGGAAAAAGGCAGTTACGAGCTGAAGCTTTTCGGCAGTAAAGCCGAAGAAATTGCCGGTAAGGCTAAAATCAACGACGGCGGTAAAATTCAGGAAATCGGTTTGGCCGGTAAGAAAGAGTAG
- a CDS encoding AzlC family ABC transporter permease, translated as MTHPNSPQSEFLRGIKETSPMLIGLLPWALILGMQGGQKGMSWLEMLMMTGMNFAGGSEFAAVNLWVNPLPILLIATVTFMINSRHILMGAAIAPYMRDMPLKKAMPALFFMCDESWAMAFAEIQKRKAMGLPAFNMPFYAGVCFILYTTWIGFAAFGAAVGPMFGDVAAWGFGMAFPAVFLVLLRGMWKSFKAARPWFVSLIVACGTYLSVDGHWYVPMGAISGLLAAYLWGEKE; from the coding sequence ATGACACACCCCAATTCCCCGCAATCCGAATTTCTACGCGGCATCAAAGAAACCTCGCCCATGCTCATCGGGCTTTTGCCGTGGGCGTTGATATTGGGTATGCAGGGCGGTCAGAAGGGCATGAGTTGGCTGGAAATGCTGATGATGACGGGCATGAATTTCGCCGGCGGCTCGGAATTTGCGGCGGTCAACCTGTGGGTAAACCCGTTGCCGATTCTGCTCATTGCCACCGTTACCTTCATGATTAATTCGCGCCATATTCTGATGGGGGCGGCAATCGCGCCCTATATGCGCGATATGCCGCTGAAAAAAGCCATGCCTGCGTTATTTTTTATGTGTGACGAAAGTTGGGCGATGGCGTTTGCGGAAATCCAAAAACGCAAGGCGATGGGGTTGCCGGCATTCAATATGCCGTTTTATGCGGGCGTGTGTTTCATCCTCTACACCACTTGGATCGGCTTTGCGGCGTTTGGCGCGGCGGTCGGACCGATGTTCGGCGATGTCGCGGCATGGGGCTTCGGCATGGCATTTCCCGCCGTGTTTTTGGTGCTGCTGCGCGGAATGTGGAAAAGCTTTAAGGCGGCACGCCCTTGGTTTGTCAGCCTGATTGTGGCGTGCGGGACTTATTTGTCGGTGGACGGGCATTGGTATGTGCCGATGGGCGCGATTTCCGGCCTGCTTGCCGCCTATCTTTGGGGAGAGAAGGAATGA
- a CDS encoding HLGFF motif protein, whose translation MHYFSIHTQQGTHVGFFIMLPDDESETQPQSGRFAVKLQSEEGVAAEALTPFEQTEIPQYWRVVKDRIELFFDDALVGSLRNEYLTVSGQTFVLTDLTGAM comes from the coding sequence ATGCACTATTTCAGTATCCATACGCAACAAGGCACCCATGTGGGCTTTTTCATCATGCTGCCGGATGATGAATCCGAAACGCAGCCGCAGAGCGGGCGTTTTGCCGTCAAGCTGCAAAGTGAAGAAGGCGTGGCGGCGGAGGCTTTGACTCCTTTCGAGCAAACCGAGATTCCGCAATATTGGCGCGTTGTGAAAGACCGTATCGAGCTGTTTTTCGACGACGCCCTTGTCGGCTCGCTGCGCAACGAATATCTGACCGTATCGGGGCAGACTTTCGTCTTAACCGATTTGACCGGAGCGATGTGA
- a CDS encoding acetate kinase, with product MTQKLILVLNCGSSSLKGAVLDNDNGEVLLSCLAEKLNLPDAYITFKVNGEKHKVDLSAKPDHTGAVEALMEELKAHGLDSRIGAIGHRVVSGGELYSESILVDDEVIAGIEKCIPLAPLHNPAHLLGLRAAQSIFKGLPNVVVFDTAFHQTMPEHAYTYAIPHELYEKYGLRRYGAHGTSYRYVSDETARFLGKDKKDLRMVIAHLGNGASITAVANGESRDTSMGLTPLEGLVMGTRSGDIDPAVFSFLAENANMTIAQITDMLNKKSGLLGISGLSNDCRTIEEEAANGHAGAKLALEIFIYRLAKYIGSMAVAAGGLDALVFTGGIGENSDIIRERVLGYLGFLGLKADHESNLKARFGNAGVITTADSAAVAVVIPTNEELMIAHDTARLSGL from the coding sequence ATGACCCAAAAACTCATCTTAGTTTTGAACTGCGGCAGCTCATCCCTCAAAGGCGCCGTACTGGATAACGACAACGGCGAAGTCCTGCTCAGCTGCCTTGCTGAAAAACTCAACCTGCCCGACGCTTACATCACGTTCAAAGTAAACGGCGAAAAACACAAAGTCGACCTGTCTGCCAAGCCCGACCACACCGGCGCAGTTGAAGCGCTGATGGAAGAACTCAAAGCCCACGGCCTCGACAGCCGCATCGGCGCCATTGGCCACCGCGTCGTCAGCGGCGGCGAACTGTACAGCGAATCCATCCTCGTTGACGACGAAGTTATCGCCGGCATCGAAAAATGTATTCCGCTCGCTCCGCTGCACAACCCTGCGCACCTCTTGGGTCTGCGTGCCGCACAAAGCATTTTCAAAGGTCTGCCCAACGTTGTCGTTTTCGACACCGCCTTCCACCAAACCATGCCGGAACATGCCTACACCTACGCTATTCCGCATGAACTGTATGAAAAATACGGCTTGCGTCGCTATGGCGCACACGGCACCAGCTACCGCTACGTTTCTGATGAAACCGCCCGTTTCCTCGGCAAAGACAAAAAAGACCTGCGCATGGTGATTGCCCACTTGGGTAACGGCGCATCTATTACCGCCGTCGCCAACGGCGAATCACGCGATACCAGCATGGGCCTGACCCCGCTGGAAGGCCTCGTGATGGGTACACGCAGCGGCGACATCGATCCCGCAGTGTTCAGCTTCTTGGCTGAAAATGCCAACATGACCATCGCCCAAATCACCGACATGCTGAACAAAAAATCAGGTCTGCTCGGCATCTCAGGTTTGTCCAACGACTGCCGTACCATCGAAGAAGAAGCCGCCAACGGCCACGCAGGTGCTAAACTGGCTCTGGAAATCTTCATCTACCGCCTCGCCAAATACATCGGCAGCATGGCTGTCGCAGCCGGCGGTCTTGACGCACTCGTTTTCACCGGCGGTATCGGCGAAAACTCCGACATCATCCGCGAGCGCGTACTCGGCTACTTGGGCTTCCTCGGTCTGAAAGCCGACCACGAATCCAACCTGAAAGCCCGCTTCGGTAACGCAGGCGTGATTACGACTGCCGACAGCGCAGCCGTCGCCGTTGTGATTCCGACCAACGAAGAATTGATGATCGCACACGACACCGCCCGTCTGAGCGGCCTGTAA
- the ccoS gene encoding cbb3-type cytochrome oxidase assembly protein CcoS, with protein MESMFILVPISIILAFAIGYFFWWSGKNGQFDDLEGPAHRILMDDDSTDKLLENEIEKEEQESEK; from the coding sequence ATGGAAAGTATGTTTATTTTGGTGCCCATCAGCATCATTTTGGCGTTTGCCATCGGCTATTTTTTCTGGTGGTCGGGCAAAAACGGACAGTTTGACGATCTCGAAGGACCGGCACACCGCATTCTGATGGACGACGATTCCACCGACAAACTGCTTGAAAACGAAATAGAAAAAGAAGAACAAGAATCCGAAAAATGA
- the rlmB gene encoding 23S rRNA (guanosine(2251)-2'-O)-methyltransferase RlmB encodes MANQRLIYGFHAVNARLWQNPKSITELYIQEGKNDARTRDVLEKAANENVRVHFADADRLSAISKGARHQGVVGFIDASKNHVHLEDVLENLSEPPLLLILDGITDPHNLGACLRTADAMGVHAVIAPKDKSAGLNATVSKVACGAAETVPYITVTNLARTLRELKEYGIWIIGTDMGGDADLYHCDLPDSAAWVMGNEGEGMRRLTREHCDMLVSIPMFGMVESMNVSVSAGMVLSETRRQRVLKAEK; translated from the coding sequence ATGGCAAACCAAAGACTCATCTACGGCTTCCACGCCGTCAACGCCCGCCTGTGGCAAAACCCGAAATCGATTACCGAACTCTACATCCAAGAAGGCAAAAACGATGCCCGCACGCGTGATGTACTGGAAAAAGCGGCAAACGAAAACGTGCGCGTACACTTTGCCGACGCCGACCGCCTCAGCGCCATCAGCAAAGGCGCGCGGCATCAGGGCGTGGTCGGATTTATCGACGCTTCCAAAAACCACGTCCACCTCGAAGACGTATTGGAAAATCTCAGCGAACCGCCGCTATTGCTGATACTCGACGGTATCACCGACCCGCACAACCTCGGCGCGTGCCTGCGTACCGCCGACGCAATGGGCGTACACGCCGTCATCGCGCCGAAAGACAAAAGTGCGGGACTGAACGCCACCGTCAGCAAAGTCGCCTGCGGCGCGGCGGAAACCGTTCCCTACATCACCGTAACCAACCTCGCCCGCACCCTGCGCGAGCTGAAAGAATACGGCATCTGGATCATCGGCACCGACATGGGCGGCGACGCCGACCTCTATCACTGCGACCTGCCCGACAGCGCGGCATGGGTGATGGGCAACGAAGGCGAAGGCATGCGCCGCCTGACGCGCGAACATTGCGACATGCTGGTGTCGATACCCATGTTCGGCATGGTCGAAAGCATGAACGTCTCCGTCAGCGCAGGCATGGTGTTGAGCGAAACGCGCCGGCAAAGAGTGTTGAAAGCAGAAAAATAG
- the dapA gene encoding 4-hydroxy-tetrahydrodipicolinate synthase, giving the protein MLQGSLVALITPMNQDGSIHYEQLRDLIDWHIENGTDGIVAVGTTGESATLSVEEHLSVIEETVKHVNKRVPVIAGTGANNTLEAIALSRAAEKAGADYTLSVVPYYNKPSQEGIYQHFKTIAEATSIPMIIYNVPGRTVVGMTNDTILRLAKIPNIVGVKEASGNIGNNLELIKHAPEGFTILSGDDPTGLPFMLCGGHGVVTVAANVAPKLFADMCRAALAGDIATARQLNDRLIPIYNTMFCEPSPAAPKWGVSALGKCDPYVRLPLVPLTEAGQAKVRAALQESGQLTA; this is encoded by the coding sequence ATGTTACAAGGCAGTTTGGTTGCCCTGATTACACCCATGAATCAAGACGGCAGCATCCATTACGAACAACTCCGCGATTTGATCGACTGGCATATCGAAAACGGTACTGACGGCATCGTCGCCGTCGGCACGACAGGCGAATCCGCCACCCTCTCCGTCGAAGAACATTTAAGCGTAATCGAAGAAACGGTCAAACACGTCAACAAGCGCGTTCCCGTCATCGCGGGCACCGGTGCCAACAACACTCTCGAAGCCATCGCGCTCTCCCGCGCCGCCGAAAAAGCCGGCGCAGACTACACCCTCTCCGTCGTCCCCTATTACAACAAGCCCTCCCAAGAAGGCATTTACCAACATTTCAAAACCATCGCCGAAGCCACTTCGATTCCGATGATTATCTACAACGTACCCGGCCGCACCGTCGTCGGCATGACCAACGACACCATCCTGCGCCTTGCCAAAATCCCGAATATCGTCGGCGTCAAAGAAGCCAGCGGCAACATCGGCAACAATCTCGAACTGATCAAACACGCGCCCGAAGGTTTCACCATCCTTTCCGGCGACGACCCCACCGGCCTGCCCTTCATGCTCTGCGGCGGACACGGCGTCGTTACCGTTGCCGCCAATGTCGCCCCCAAACTCTTCGCCGACATGTGCCGCGCCGCCCTTGCAGGAGATATTGCGACCGCTCGTCAATTAAATGACCGCCTGATTCCGATTTATAACACTATGTTCTGCGAACCAAGCCCTGCCGCGCCCAAATGGGGCGTATCCGCGTTGGGCAAATGCGACCCTTATGTCCGCCTGCCGCTCGTTCCCCTGACCGAAGCCGGACAGGCAAAAGTCCGCGCCGCATTGCAAGAATCCGGACAACTCACCGCATAA
- a CDS encoding AzlD family protein → MKDLLSWQSFLLFASMLAVTYSTRLIGFFALRNRTLSRRAQIVMEAAPGCVLISVIAPYFVSDKPHELIAIALTVLAASRFSMLVTVLIGVGSSGLLGYLMR, encoded by the coding sequence ATGAAGGATTTGCTGTCTTGGCAGTCGTTCCTGCTGTTTGCCAGCATGCTGGCGGTAACGTATTCCACCCGCCTTATCGGTTTTTTCGCCTTGCGCAATCGCACTTTAAGCCGCCGTGCACAAATTGTGATGGAAGCCGCGCCGGGTTGCGTGTTGATTTCTGTCATCGCGCCTTATTTCGTGTCCGACAAGCCGCACGAGTTGATTGCCATTGCGCTGACCGTGCTTGCCGCTAGTAGGTTTTCTATGTTGGTTACCGTGTTGATCGGCGTGGGCAGTTCGGGGTTGTTGGGGTATTTGATGCGGTAG
- the bamC gene encoding outer membrane protein assembly factor BamC: MAYMKPVVVAIALISMTACSGNKKDLPKLDYQTQTRKIVKLEVPPDLTNPDQGNLYQVPAGSGAVRASDLSRRTSAAQQAANSDVLKSVKGVRLERDGNQRWVEVQGKSPAEIWPLLKAFWQENGFDIKSEEPGIGQMETEWAENRAKIPQDGLRRLLDKVGLGGIYSTSERDKFIIRIEQSKNGTTDVFFAHKGMKEVYADKNKDTTTWQPAANDPNLEAAFLARFMQYMGVDQQQAENALTQSVAKRSGNELARIDGNTLLVSGDYGRNWRRTALALDRIGLNVLGQNIERHAFLVQQAPNESEAVSTKKPGFFGRMFGKGKKVEKPAAYPEIIVFVEPINGGSRIRLLNKDGSAYNGSDASTLISRLHTELR; the protein is encoded by the coding sequence ATGGCCTATATGAAACCTGTCGTCGTAGCAATCGCCCTGATCAGCATGACTGCCTGTTCAGGCAACAAAAAAGACCTGCCCAAGCTGGATTACCAAACCCAGACCCGCAAAATCGTCAAATTAGAAGTACCGCCTGATTTGACTAACCCCGATCAAGGCAATCTTTATCAAGTACCTGCGGGCAGCGGTGCCGTCCGTGCCAGCGACCTGAGCCGCCGCACATCCGCAGCCCAACAAGCCGCGAATTCCGACGTCCTTAAATCCGTCAAAGGTGTCCGTTTGGAGCGCGACGGCAACCAACGCTGGGTTGAAGTCCAAGGTAAATCCCCTGCCGAAATTTGGCCTCTGCTGAAAGCATTCTGGCAAGAAAACGGTTTCGACATCAAATCCGAAGAACCCGGTATCGGTCAAATGGAAACCGAGTGGGCTGAAAACCGCGCGAAAATTCCTCAAGACGGCCTGCGCCGCCTCTTGGACAAAGTCGGCTTAGGCGGCATCTATTCCACCAGCGAGCGCGATAAATTTATCATCCGTATCGAACAAAGCAAAAACGGCACGACCGACGTCTTCTTCGCCCACAAAGGCATGAAAGAAGTTTACGCAGACAAAAACAAAGACACGACCACATGGCAGCCTGCCGCCAACGACCCAAATCTTGAAGCCGCCTTCCTCGCACGCTTCATGCAATATATGGGCGTCGATCAGCAACAAGCCGAAAACGCGCTGACCCAAAGCGTTGCCAAACGCAGCGGCAACGAATTGGCGCGAATCGACGGCAACACCCTGCTCGTCTCCGGCGACTACGGCCGCAACTGGCGCCGCACCGCGCTCGCCCTCGACCGCATCGGCTTGAATGTCTTAGGTCAAAACATCGAACGCCACGCCTTCTTGGTTCAACAGGCACCTAACGAAAGCGAAGCCGTTTCCACGAAAAAACCGGGCTTCTTCGGCCGTATGTTCGGCAAAGGCAAAAAAGTTGAGAAACCGGCAGCCTACCCCGAAATCATCGTATTCGTCGAGCCTATCAACGGCGGTTCACGAATCCGCCTTCTCAACAAAGACGGCAGCGCATACAACGGCAGCGATGCCTCTACGCTCATCAGTCGCCTGCATACCGAATTGCGCTAA
- a CDS encoding IS30 family transposase, whose product MSYTQLTQDERYHIQYLSRHCTIAEIAKQLNRHKSTISREIRRHRTQGQQYSAEKAQKQSRSIKQRKRQPYKLDSQRIQHIDTLIRRKLSPEQVCAYLRKHHQITLHHSTIYRYLRQDKSNGGTLWQHLRICSKPYRKRYGSTWTRGKVPNRVGIENRPAIVDQKTRIGDWEADTIVGKGQKSALLTLVERVTRYTIICKLDSLKAEDTALAAIRVLRAHKARVHTITMDNGKEFYQHTKIAEALKAKTYFCRPYHSWEKGLNENTNGLIRQYFPKQTDFRNISNREIRRVQDELNHRPRKTLGYETPSVLFLNLFKPLIH is encoded by the coding sequence ATGAGCTACACGCAACTGACCCAAGACGAACGATACCACATCCAATACCTGTCCCGCCACTGCACCATCGCCGAAATCGCCAAACAGCTTAACCGACACAAAAGCACCATCAGCCGCGAAATCAGACGGCACCGCACCCAAGGGCAGCAATACAGCGCCGAAAAGGCCCAGAAGCAGAGCCGGTCTATCAAGCAGCGTAAGCGACAACCCTATAAGCTCGATTCGCAGCGGATTCAACACATCGACACCCTTATCCGCCGCAAACTCAGTCCTGAACAAGTATGCGCCTACCTGCGCAAACACCACCAAATCACGCTCCACCACAGCACCATTTACCGCTACCTTCGCCAAGACAAAAGCAACGGCGGCACGTTGTGGCAACACCTCAGAATATGCAGCAAACCCTACCGCAAACGCTACGGCAGCACATGGACCAGAGGCAAAGTGCCCAACCGTGTCGGCATAGAAAACCGACCCGCTATCGTCGACCAGAAAACCCGCATCGGCGATTGGGAAGCCGACACCATCGTCGGCAAAGGACAGAAAAGCGCATTACTGACCTTGGTCGAACGCGTTACCCGCTACACCATCATCTGCAAATTGGACAGCCTCAAAGCCGAAGACACTGCTCTGGCAGCCATTAGGGTATTAAGGGCACATAAAGCCAGAGTGCACACCATCACTATGGATAACGGCAAAGAGTTCTATCAACACACCAAAATAGCCGAAGCATTGAAGGCGAAAACCTATTTTTGCCGCCCCTACCATTCTTGGGAGAAAGGGCTGAATGAGAACACCAACGGACTCATCCGCCAATATTTCCCCAAACAAACCGATTTCCGAAACATCAGCAATCGGGAGATACGCAGGGTTCAAGATGAATTGAACCACCGGCCAAGAAAAACACTTGGCTACGAAACGCCAAGTGTTTTATTCTTGAATCTGTTCAAACCACTGATACACTAG